A single Crateriforma conspicua DNA region contains:
- a CDS encoding GspE/PulE family protein: protein MSTIPDDLEIDFREEADLQAFDPEAAARELVTYAVSVDATDVFLTDESTSVVVRLRRMGQLETVQRLSHAAGRRLQNHFRAVSGAYVTDQMKPVEGRELLELDDGRMVDVRINALPSIYGYDLALRIFGSNESILSIDQLGIFASEADQMRQLLDCGSGLVLVSGPTGSGKTHSLYSFLKYLQKADRKIHTIEDPIEHVMNGIVQSQVNVRGGIDFAQLLAAILRHSPDVIMIGEIRDARAAEVAVRAAGSGHLVLASVHARTAVGAVHSMMSHGVLPHFLASSLVGVVAQRLVRRLCPHCRQRISMSDCDDFLSDLRPRLPDDMPRNLWLPVGCDRCVDGYDRLVCLPEIIRVTPPMRDAIQHGADEQELARIGHQAGSLSLETAGRLRLATGWTTAEELIRVLPEDDHARASGRQLQEA from the coding sequence ATGAGTACGATTCCCGACGACCTTGAAATCGATTTCCGCGAAGAAGCCGACTTGCAGGCTTTTGATCCCGAAGCCGCGGCACGCGAATTGGTGACGTATGCGGTGTCCGTCGATGCGACGGATGTTTTTCTGACCGATGAATCGACCAGCGTTGTCGTGCGTCTGCGTCGAATGGGGCAATTGGAGACGGTCCAGCGACTTTCTCACGCCGCCGGTCGACGGTTGCAAAACCACTTTCGTGCCGTCAGCGGCGCTTACGTCACCGATCAAATGAAACCGGTGGAAGGTCGCGAATTGTTGGAGTTGGATGACGGACGCATGGTCGATGTCCGTATCAACGCCCTGCCCAGCATCTACGGTTATGACTTGGCCCTGCGTATTTTCGGAAGCAACGAATCGATACTTTCGATTGACCAGTTGGGAATCTTCGCCAGCGAGGCGGATCAAATGCGTCAGCTGCTTGACTGTGGCAGCGGGCTGGTGCTGGTTTCCGGACCCACGGGAAGCGGAAAGACTCATTCGCTGTATTCGTTTTTGAAATACCTTCAAAAGGCGGATCGCAAGATCCATACGATCGAAGACCCGATCGAACACGTGATGAATGGAATCGTCCAATCCCAAGTGAACGTACGCGGCGGGATCGATTTTGCGCAATTGTTGGCTGCGATCCTGCGGCATTCTCCGGACGTCATCATGATCGGAGAAATTCGCGATGCTCGCGCGGCGGAGGTTGCCGTGCGGGCGGCCGGCAGTGGTCACTTGGTATTGGCCAGCGTTCATGCTCGCACCGCGGTCGGTGCGGTGCATTCGATGATGTCCCATGGCGTTCTGCCACACTTTTTGGCCAGCAGTCTGGTTGGCGTGGTCGCGCAACGACTGGTCCGGCGATTGTGTCCCCATTGTCGGCAACGCATTTCGATGTCGGATTGCGACGATTTTCTATCCGACCTGCGTCCACGCTTGCCCGACGACATGCCACGCAATTTGTGGTTGCCGGTCGGATGTGATCGTTGTGTGGACGGATACGACCGTCTGGTTTGTCTGCCGGAGATCATTCGGGTGACCCCGCCAATGCGTGATGCGATCCAGCACGGGGCCGACGAGCAGGAGCTGGCACGAATAGGTCACCAAGCAGGCAGCCTTTCGTTGGAGACGGCGGGGCGATTGCGTTTGGCGACAGGGTGGACCACCGCCGAAGAACTGATTCGCGTGTTGCCCGAAGACGACCACGCCCGTGCGTCTGGTCGCCAGCTTCAAGAAGCCTAG
- the gatA gene encoding Asp-tRNA(Asn)/Glu-tRNA(Gln) amidotransferase subunit GatA, whose translation MLDSVSAILNALASGDASARQITEQSLEAIAQTDPKINAVTHVAAETALATADDVDRRRAAGQSLGALAGVPIAIKDLICTTDMPTTCASRMLRDFVPPYDATVIRKLRDADAVLIGKTNMDEFAMGASNETSVYGPTRNPWNHDRIPGGSSGGSAATIAAGQVPASLGSDTGGSIRQPASHCGITGLKPTYGRVSRYGLVAFASSLDQIGPMAWSAEDVALLLETIAGYEPRDSTSLDTPVPEYSKAIQSSDLRGIKIGVLRDGLEQDGLDESVQKSVTEAMQVFTDLGAEIVDVQLPHSQYWVPTYYVIAPCEASSNLSRYDGAHYGHRSDADIDPADGPLLSMYRHSRQEGFGSEVKRRIMIGTYALSTGYYDAYYNKALKVRRLIRGDYDAAFQQADLLLGPTAPTSAFALGDKLDDPIQMYLCDLYTVGANLAGIPAISIPAGLDDSGLPIGVQLQAPALEESRLLFAAAAFQSQTQFHQLRPGKP comes from the coding sequence ATGCTTGATTCCGTTTCCGCCATCCTGAACGCCCTGGCGTCCGGCGACGCTTCGGCGCGGCAAATCACCGAACAATCGTTGGAAGCCATCGCCCAGACGGACCCAAAAATCAACGCCGTCACTCATGTGGCCGCCGAAACGGCCTTGGCGACCGCCGACGACGTCGACCGTCGCCGCGCGGCCGGCCAATCGCTTGGCGCGCTGGCCGGTGTGCCGATCGCCATCAAAGACCTGATCTGTACGACGGATATGCCGACCACTTGCGCATCAAGGATGCTGCGTGACTTCGTGCCGCCCTACGACGCAACGGTGATCCGAAAGCTGCGTGATGCCGATGCGGTCTTGATCGGCAAAACCAACATGGACGAATTCGCCATGGGCGCCAGCAACGAAACCAGCGTCTACGGCCCGACCCGCAACCCATGGAATCACGATCGCATTCCCGGCGGCAGCAGCGGCGGATCTGCCGCCACGATTGCCGCCGGCCAAGTTCCCGCCAGTTTGGGAAGCGACACCGGAGGATCCATTCGCCAACCTGCGTCACACTGTGGCATCACGGGGCTGAAACCGACTTACGGCCGAGTCAGCCGTTACGGCTTGGTCGCATTCGCCAGCAGCCTGGATCAAATCGGCCCCATGGCTTGGTCCGCCGAAGACGTCGCCTTGCTGCTGGAAACCATCGCCGGCTATGAACCACGCGATTCCACATCGCTGGACACGCCGGTGCCCGAATACAGCAAAGCGATCCAGTCGTCCGATTTGCGTGGCATCAAAATTGGGGTGCTGCGTGATGGATTGGAACAAGACGGCCTGGACGAATCGGTTCAAAAATCGGTGACCGAAGCCATGCAAGTCTTCACCGACTTGGGTGCGGAAATCGTCGACGTCCAATTGCCCCACAGCCAATACTGGGTGCCGACTTATTACGTGATCGCTCCCTGCGAAGCCAGCAGTAATCTGTCCCGTTACGACGGCGCCCATTACGGGCATCGATCGGATGCCGACATCGATCCCGCCGACGGCCCTCTGCTGTCGATGTATCGCCATAGCCGCCAAGAAGGTTTCGGCAGCGAAGTCAAACGGCGAATCATGATCGGCACTTACGCGCTTTCGACCGGTTACTACGACGCCTATTACAACAAAGCCTTGAAAGTCCGGCGGTTGATCCGCGGCGACTACGACGCGGCGTTCCAGCAGGCCGATCTGCTGCTCGGTCCGACGGCACCGACGTCCGCTTTCGCCCTGGGCGACAAGCTTGACGATCCGATCCAAATGTACCTTTGTGATTTGTACACCGTCGGCGCCAACCTGGCCGGGATCCCCGCGATTTCAATTCCGGCGGGCCTTGATGATTCGGGGCTGCCGATCGGCGTGCAGTTACAGGCCCCGGCGTTGGAAGAATCTCGCTTGCTATTCGCGGCAGCCGCGTTCCAAAGCCAAACCCAATTCCATCAATTGCGACCGGGCAAACCATAG
- a CDS encoding FeoB-associated Cys-rich membrane protein, which produces MMGDASWPQTIAALVIVITALAFVVRRMMRNLRAASSGSGIQGCYNCAKSKPSSIGPKQVPLVSLGTPSRRDAPENDASEHSAQGGDPKQG; this is translated from the coding sequence ATGATGGGCGATGCATCTTGGCCCCAAACGATCGCGGCGTTGGTGATCGTGATCACGGCTTTGGCGTTTGTGGTTCGACGCATGATGCGAAACCTCCGTGCCGCATCCAGCGGTTCAGGAATCCAGGGCTGTTACAACTGCGCGAAATCAAAACCGTCTTCGATAGGACCGAAGCAAGTCCCGTTGGTTTCACTGGGAACGCCGTCTCGTCGTGACGCACCGGAAAACGATGCGTCGGAACATTCCGCCCAGGGCGGCGATCCCAAGCAGGGCTAA
- the feoB gene encoding ferrous iron transport protein B produces the protein MASVDQFQPPAGSTTDAIRVALVGNPNTGKSTLFNALAGMRVRTGNYPGVTITKKVGRMTLGDCPVDLIDLPGTYSLAPRSPDEMVAVEVLSGDLQSEPPVDVIVCVLNATLLQRSLFLVSQVLELGRPTLVVLNMSDTAQSRGLRIDAQRLERNLGCPVVSTSASKRGGIDELRQRLADLVMSVGQSDAGSDSASQRRDDWALPESFYQICDQFRSHLIQSACVPVQSGKSTDDLPANTAELPDDYLLQRALLDRGGAAEKRLVRKLGAAILPVLNETRDQLRSDFDDVVDMECSSRYTWAGRKLDGVLSQGSGSGGLTDTLDGILTHRVLGLAIFAGLMLLVFQSIYSLAGYPMDWIDAATGWASDLVTDAMQPGILRSLITDGVIAGVGGVVIFVPQIALLFFFLAVLEDCGYMARAAFLVDRIMRLFGLSGKSFLPLMSSFACAVPGVMATRVIENRRDRFATMMIAPLMSCSARLPVYLLLIGAFIPSITILGFLGLPALVLMSMYAVGVLVAIPVSLILKHTMLRGEAAPFVLELPEYQWPDPTVVFAKVWEASREFLVRAGTLILAASILIWFAAYWPGDHTRQYELQAELAQIDQQLDASESSPAEPLLQRRDEVSEELKVISSDLLESSLLGRVGHAIEPAVRPLGWDWKIGVGALASFPAREVIISTLGTIYSLGGDVDEEDEGLIGAIRAATWPDGSPVYTIPTVLSVMVFFALCAQCVSTLLVIRRETNSWRWPVFSFTYMTVVAYIGAMLTYQVGSLWTAG, from the coding sequence GTGGCGTCGGTCGATCAATTTCAACCGCCCGCCGGTTCGACGACTGATGCGATTCGCGTCGCCTTGGTCGGGAATCCCAATACCGGCAAAAGCACTCTGTTCAATGCCTTGGCGGGAATGCGTGTCCGCACCGGCAACTACCCGGGCGTGACAATTACGAAAAAGGTGGGGCGAATGACGCTGGGCGATTGCCCGGTGGATTTGATCGACCTGCCCGGGACCTACAGTTTGGCCCCGCGGTCGCCCGATGAAATGGTTGCGGTGGAGGTGTTGTCGGGAGACCTGCAATCGGAGCCTCCGGTCGATGTCATCGTTTGTGTTTTGAATGCAACGCTGCTGCAACGCAGTCTGTTCTTGGTCAGCCAAGTTCTGGAACTGGGCCGACCGACGTTGGTGGTGTTGAACATGTCCGACACCGCCCAGTCCCGTGGGCTGCGGATCGATGCCCAACGTTTGGAGCGAAATTTGGGCTGTCCCGTCGTCAGTACCAGCGCCAGTAAGCGTGGCGGTATCGACGAACTGCGACAACGTCTGGCCGATCTGGTCATGTCTGTCGGCCAAAGCGATGCCGGCAGTGATTCAGCATCGCAGCGACGTGACGATTGGGCGTTGCCGGAGAGCTTCTATCAGATCTGTGATCAGTTCCGCAGCCACCTGATTCAGTCGGCGTGTGTTCCCGTTCAGTCGGGCAAGTCGACCGATGACTTGCCCGCGAACACGGCCGAGTTGCCGGATGATTATTTGCTGCAGCGAGCCCTGTTGGATCGTGGCGGCGCCGCGGAAAAGCGACTGGTCCGAAAACTGGGCGCGGCGATACTTCCCGTGCTGAATGAAACACGTGACCAGTTGCGTTCAGATTTCGACGATGTGGTCGATATGGAATGCAGCAGTCGCTACACCTGGGCCGGGCGAAAACTGGACGGCGTCCTTTCGCAAGGCAGCGGCAGCGGCGGCTTGACCGACACGCTGGACGGCATCCTGACGCACCGTGTCTTGGGCTTGGCCATTTTTGCCGGGCTGATGTTATTGGTGTTTCAGTCGATCTATTCGCTTGCCGGCTATCCGATGGATTGGATCGATGCCGCCACAGGATGGGCCAGCGACTTGGTCACCGACGCCATGCAGCCGGGAATCCTGCGCAGCCTGATCACCGACGGTGTGATCGCCGGTGTGGGCGGTGTCGTGATCTTCGTGCCCCAGATTGCGTTGCTGTTCTTCTTTTTGGCGGTTTTGGAAGACTGTGGCTACATGGCGCGTGCGGCGTTCTTGGTCGATCGCATCATGCGGTTGTTCGGGCTGAGCGGAAAATCATTCCTGCCACTGATGAGCTCCTTCGCTTGTGCGGTTCCCGGGGTGATGGCGACTCGAGTCATTGAGAATCGTCGTGACCGTTTCGCGACGATGATGATCGCGCCGCTGATGAGCTGTAGTGCACGTTTGCCGGTTTACCTGTTGTTGATCGGTGCGTTCATCCCATCGATCACGATCCTGGGTTTTCTGGGTTTGCCGGCACTGGTTTTGATGTCGATGTACGCGGTCGGCGTGTTGGTGGCGATTCCCGTTTCGTTGATTTTGAAGCACACGATGTTGCGCGGGGAAGCCGCGCCGTTTGTGTTGGAGTTGCCCGAATATCAATGGCCTGATCCGACGGTCGTGTTCGCCAAGGTGTGGGAAGCCAGTCGGGAATTCTTGGTCCGCGCCGGGACACTGATCTTGGCTGCATCGATCTTGATCTGGTTCGCCGCATATTGGCCGGGGGATCACACGCGGCAGTATGAGTTGCAGGCGGAATTGGCTCAGATCGATCAACAGCTTGATGCATCGGAGTCGTCACCCGCCGAACCGTTGCTGCAGCGTCGCGATGAGGTATCGGAAGAATTGAAGGTGATCTCGTCGGATCTATTGGAATCCAGCTTGCTGGGCCGCGTCGGTCATGCGATCGAGCCCGCCGTTCGGCCGTTGGGCTGGGATTGGAAAATCGGCGTCGGCGCGCTGGCCAGCTTCCCGGCCCGCGAAGTCATCATCAGCACACTGGGCACCATCTATTCACTTGGCGGGGATGTTGATGAAGAAGACGAAGGCCTGATCGGTGCGATCCGTGCCGCGACCTGGCCCGACGGATCACCCGTCTACACCATACCCACGGTGCTTTCGGTGATGGTGTTCTTTGCCTTGTGTGCACAGTGTGTCAGCACCCTGTTGGTCATCCGTCGTGAAACCAATTCGTGGCGATGGCCGGTGTTTAGCTTTACGTACATGACCGTCGTGGCATACATCGGAGCGATGTTGACCTATCAAGTCGGTTCTTTGTGGACGGCGGGATGA
- a CDS encoding FeoA family protein yields MTTLDQLCPGEKATIVRIAGVDGIASRLREMGFVPGQPIQFLRAAPLGDPLKCSVQGSRIALRCGEAQRVYLEPASAS; encoded by the coding sequence GTGACGACTTTGGATCAGCTTTGCCCCGGCGAAAAGGCCACGATCGTGCGTATTGCAGGCGTGGACGGGATCGCCTCGCGACTGCGTGAAATGGGGTTTGTGCCCGGCCAGCCGATTCAGTTTCTACGTGCCGCACCCTTGGGGGATCCCCTGAAGTGCAGCGTCCAGGGCAGCCGGATTGCTCTGCGTTGCGGTGAGGCGCAACGCGTCTATCTCGAACCCGCTTCGGCTTCTTAA
- a CDS encoding sensor histidine kinase: protein MRLLPCLRIAGQRWWLPLSAGAADVLMHIMLMSGGDAPARSVGSAVDRLAEQINDDPPLMIFTALAMTASGAMSETGKTFETDRQRGNMAAQDQSWTPDAKTNEDVSRRRVTTTELACWLSSHTIDLFSDGDAFLAAPEVTPTTRARWGELQSYFATLPRHHWIDQADLWLEVFGTQVSQDWKRTWLCWDDPAEQDDMPRGQGSAPPTVTPLQRLARQRKQQLALESEFEFQLEQVKLASLKELAYGLSHEINNPLTNISTRAQQLQRDEADPQRRASLQRIVDQAYRAHEMIADLMFYANPPQPEFSVGDVTPVVQVAIGDWMDHADEQAIQIRSDLPSSLPPVKFDADMLRETLAALIQNAIEAIGRHGTVIVSTQVNGDRPNDDDPADHHRWIKIHVADSGPGLSPQARRHAFDPYFSGREAGRGLGLGLCRAYRIVQLHQGRIHLAGGAAGCVATIQLPIALPSASLNMANTSTSR from the coding sequence ATGCGACTGCTGCCGTGTCTCCGCATTGCCGGTCAACGCTGGTGGTTGCCGCTATCCGCGGGTGCTGCAGATGTGTTGATGCACATCATGCTGATGTCCGGCGGGGACGCTCCGGCACGTTCGGTTGGATCGGCAGTCGATCGACTGGCCGAACAGATAAACGACGATCCACCGCTGATGATTTTCACAGCGTTGGCCATGACCGCATCGGGTGCCATGTCTGAAACAGGCAAGACGTTCGAAACAGATCGCCAGCGGGGCAACATGGCAGCGCAGGACCAGTCTTGGACGCCAGATGCCAAGACGAATGAAGACGTTTCGCGTCGCCGTGTCACAACCACTGAACTGGCCTGTTGGTTGTCGTCACACACGATTGATCTGTTTTCCGATGGTGACGCGTTTCTCGCTGCGCCCGAAGTCACACCCACGACGCGAGCACGATGGGGCGAACTGCAAAGCTATTTCGCCACACTGCCACGACACCACTGGATCGACCAAGCGGATCTGTGGCTGGAGGTTTTCGGAACCCAGGTCTCTCAAGACTGGAAACGAACTTGGCTTTGCTGGGACGATCCAGCGGAACAGGACGACATGCCACGCGGCCAAGGCAGCGCGCCGCCGACGGTGACTCCGCTGCAACGACTTGCACGCCAACGGAAACAGCAGTTGGCATTGGAATCCGAATTCGAATTCCAACTGGAACAAGTGAAGCTGGCTTCGCTGAAGGAACTTGCGTACGGGCTGAGCCATGAGATCAACAACCCTCTGACGAACATCTCCACGCGTGCCCAACAGTTGCAGCGTGACGAAGCGGATCCACAGCGTCGGGCGTCGCTGCAACGGATTGTCGATCAAGCCTATCGGGCTCACGAGATGATCGCGGATTTAATGTTCTATGCGAATCCGCCACAGCCCGAATTTTCCGTGGGTGATGTGACACCCGTGGTCCAAGTTGCCATCGGCGATTGGATGGATCACGCAGATGAACAGGCGATTCAAATTCGTTCCGACCTTCCGTCTTCACTTCCCCCGGTGAAATTCGATGCGGACATGCTGCGTGAAACACTCGCGGCATTGATTCAGAATGCAATCGAAGCGATCGGTCGCCATGGAACCGTGATCGTTTCCACCCAAGTCAACGGCGACCGCCCCAACGACGATGATCCGGCCGATCATCACCGCTGGATCAAAATTCACGTCGCCGACAGCGGACCGGGACTGTCACCCCAGGCACGACGGCACGCGTTTGATCCCTATTTTTCCGGCCGGGAAGCGGGGCGTGGATTGGGGCTTGGCCTTTGCCGGGCCTACCGAATCGTGCAACTGCACCAGGGACGAATCCATTTGGCCGGTGGTGCGGCGGGATGCGTGGCGACCATTCAGTTGCCGATCGCACTGCCCAGCGCGTCGCTAAACATGGCAAACACGTCCACGTCCCGATAA
- a CDS encoding response regulator, giving the protein MTTKTVFTTGEAAKICKVSQQTIIRCFDNGSLKGFRVPGSKFRRIPREQLYLFMKDNGIPTDALESGKKKLLIVDDDEDLVELIRDGFERDGRFDIRTANNGFDAGMGVKEFRPDLVVLDVMLPDINGKEVCQRVRSDPSMDTVKILCISGMVEHSKVDALKAAGANDFMQKPFAIDDLVARSCDLLEMDRNVPG; this is encoded by the coding sequence ATGACCACTAAAACGGTCTTCACAACGGGTGAAGCGGCCAAAATTTGCAAGGTCAGCCAACAGACGATCATTCGTTGTTTCGACAATGGTTCTCTGAAAGGATTCCGTGTCCCCGGCAGTAAGTTCCGGCGGATCCCTCGGGAGCAGCTGTACCTGTTCATGAAAGACAACGGCATCCCGACCGATGCCCTGGAGAGCGGCAAGAAAAAGCTGCTGATTGTCGACGACGACGAGGATCTCGTGGAATTGATCCGCGACGGTTTCGAACGTGACGGTCGGTTCGACATTCGCACGGCCAATAACGGTTTCGACGCCGGCATGGGCGTGAAGGAATTTCGTCCGGACTTGGTGGTCCTGGATGTGATGCTTCCGGACATCAACGGCAAAGAAGTTTGCCAACGCGTCCGTAGCGATCCATCGATGGACACCGTCAAAATTCTGTGCATCTCCGGAATGGTCGAGCACAGCAAGGTTGACGCACTGAAAGCCGCCGGCGCCAACGACTTCATGCAAAAGCCGTTCGCAATCGACGACTTGGTCGCTCGATCATGCGACTTGCTTGAAATGGATCGCAACGTTCCCGGCTGA
- a CDS encoding STAS domain-containing protein, whose translation MSLSEYFEFSLPVDGRQTVVVRRRLDPTDPVGLADDLIFKLDQGRGADDAVAGSPEVILDLHRSDSVSTRGIGMLFHLHQVLVAGGRRFRILDAPSPLMRMIRLLNLQDVFDVQQHHGTTSQWVDMQDLENIDTAPSAQNENSHAVTESTVEPTSRGPAISTYPSDAPVQGDADAGATAVGPDSQDPNERQSVASEPRFQETK comes from the coding sequence ATGAGCCTCAGTGAGTATTTTGAATTTTCGCTGCCGGTCGATGGACGGCAGACCGTCGTGGTACGCCGGCGATTGGATCCGACCGATCCGGTGGGGCTTGCCGATGACTTGATTTTCAAGCTGGATCAAGGACGCGGGGCTGACGACGCCGTCGCCGGATCACCCGAAGTCATTTTAGATCTGCATCGCTCTGATTCGGTTTCAACTCGCGGTATCGGCATGCTGTTCCACCTGCACCAGGTGCTTGTCGCCGGCGGCAGACGCTTTCGTATTCTCGACGCGCCATCGCCGCTGATGCGAATGATTCGGTTATTGAATCTACAGGACGTTTTCGACGTTCAACAGCATCACGGCACGACGTCACAGTGGGTTGATATGCAGGATCTGGAAAATATCGACACCGCGCCGTCGGCCCAAAACGAAAACTCGCATGCAGTCACCGAATCGACTGTCGAACCAACGTCTCGTGGCCCCGCGATCTCCACCTACCCATCAGATGCCCCAGTCCAGGGTGATGCAGATGCCGGGGCGACGGCCGTAGGCCCGGATTCGCAGGATCCGAATGAGAGACAGTCTGTTGCATCGGAGCCCAGGTTTCAGGAAACCAAATGA
- the mnmG gene encoding tRNA uridine-5-carboxymethylaminomethyl(34) synthesis enzyme MnmG, translated as MSNVRYHYDVIVIGAGHAGTEAAAAAARLGARTALLTTNLDTVGQMSCNPAIGGVAKGQIVREVDALGGLMGQAIDATGIQFRLLNVRKGPAMHSPRAQADKRGYQQHIKLAIESQTGLDLRQETVDDLITVEETDPDAIERGVRHRVVGVKVRGDAEYLAPTVVLTTGTFLQAIMHTGMSTTAGGRAGEGTTQGISGALGRLGFEIDRFKTGTPPRLNAKTIDFAALDVQPGDAIPKPFSFMTGKLDVQQMPCHLTYTNENVHQLIRDNLDRAPMYSGRIESRGPRYCPSIEDKIVRFADKSEHQLFLEPEGRQTHEVYVNGISTSLPRDVQDQMFPLIAGCEKAQIMRYGYAVEYDFCPPTQLWPHLETKTVAGLFFAGQINGTTGYEEAAGQGLIAGLNAARLVAGRSTWVPSRDQAYIGVLVDDLVTAGTDEPYRMFTSRAEFRLLLRQDNADRRLTPIADELGLIDSSRRQRFDEKKKQIEHAMDLLKKIRVEGTPGDVYLRRSEVDWDVMRGIAPELSAIDDEAAQQCLYDIKYEGYITRQKADVEKQRRHADKKIPASFDYLSIDALRIEAKEKLNRVRPISLDQAKRISGITPADLALVLAHLENRS; from the coding sequence ATGTCCAACGTCCGCTACCACTACGACGTCATTGTCATCGGCGCCGGCCATGCGGGAACCGAAGCCGCGGCGGCGGCGGCACGTTTGGGGGCGCGAACCGCCTTGCTGACGACCAACCTGGATACGGTCGGCCAGATGTCGTGCAATCCCGCGATCGGCGGTGTGGCCAAGGGACAGATCGTCCGCGAAGTCGACGCGCTGGGCGGGCTGATGGGCCAAGCCATCGACGCGACGGGCATCCAGTTTCGACTGTTGAACGTCCGCAAAGGCCCCGCGATGCACAGCCCGCGGGCCCAAGCCGACAAACGGGGCTATCAACAACACATCAAACTGGCCATCGAATCCCAAACCGGCTTGGATCTACGCCAGGAAACCGTAGACGATCTGATCACGGTCGAAGAGACCGATCCCGATGCCATCGAACGTGGCGTCCGCCATCGTGTTGTGGGCGTCAAAGTCCGCGGCGATGCGGAATACCTGGCGCCGACCGTGGTGCTGACGACCGGCACGTTCCTGCAAGCGATCATGCACACCGGGATGTCGACCACCGCCGGGGGCAGGGCAGGGGAGGGTACCACGCAAGGCATCAGCGGCGCGCTTGGTCGACTGGGTTTTGAAATCGATCGCTTCAAAACCGGGACCCCTCCACGTTTGAATGCCAAAACCATCGACTTCGCCGCCCTGGACGTTCAACCCGGTGATGCGATCCCGAAACCTTTTTCGTTCATGACAGGCAAGCTGGACGTCCAGCAAATGCCCTGTCACTTGACGTACACCAACGAGAACGTCCACCAACTGATTCGCGACAACCTAGACCGCGCACCGATGTATAGCGGTCGAATCGAATCACGAGGCCCGCGTTATTGTCCGTCGATCGAAGACAAAATCGTCCGCTTCGCCGACAAGTCGGAACACCAATTGTTTTTGGAACCCGAGGGGCGACAGACGCACGAAGTCTACGTCAACGGCATTTCGACCAGCCTGCCACGCGACGTCCAAGACCAGATGTTTCCGCTGATCGCGGGCTGTGAAAAGGCCCAGATCATGCGGTACGGCTATGCGGTGGAATACGACTTCTGTCCACCAACACAATTGTGGCCACACCTGGAAACCAAGACCGTCGCGGGGCTGTTCTTTGCCGGCCAGATCAACGGTACGACAGGTTATGAAGAAGCCGCCGGACAAGGTTTGATCGCAGGGCTAAACGCCGCACGGTTGGTCGCCGGCCGATCGACGTGGGTCCCCAGCCGCGATCAAGCTTACATCGGTGTTTTGGTCGACGACCTGGTCACCGCCGGCACCGACGAACCGTATCGCATGTTCACCAGCCGCGCGGAATTTCGGCTGTTGTTGCGTCAGGACAACGCGGATCGGCGTCTGACACCCATCGCCGACGAACTTGGCTTGATCGATTCATCACGTCGACAGCGGTTTGATGAAAAGAAGAAACAAATCGAACACGCGATGGACTTGCTGAAAAAGATCCGCGTCGAAGGGACCCCCGGTGATGTCTACCTGCGACGCAGCGAGGTCGACTGGGATGTGATGCGCGGCATTGCACCGGAGCTTTCCGCGATCGACGATGAAGCCGCCCAGCAATGTCTGTACGACATCAAATACGAAGGCTACATCACCCGCCAAAAAGCGGACGTTGAAAAACAACGCCGTCATGCGGACAAGAAAATCCCTGCTTCCTTCGACTATTTGTCGATCGACGCGTTGCGAATCGAAGCCAAAGAAAAACTGAACCGCGTTCGCCCGATCAGTCTGGACCAAGCCAAACGAATCAGCGGCATCACCCCCGCCGACTTGGCGTTGGTGTTGGCGCATCTGGAAAACCGGTCTTAG